GCAGGACGGGCGCGGCGAGGTCGTCGGCGCGCTGTGGGCGATCGACATGGTCCCGCGGTCGTGGGCCGCCGAGGACCTCGACACCCTCGCCGACCTCGCGGCGGCCTGCTCCGGCGAGCTGCGCCTGCGGGCCGAGCGGGAACGCGCCCGCCGTGCCGAGCAGGTCGCGTTCCGCGCCCACCAGCGCGCCCAGTTCCTCCTGGGACTGTCCGAGCGGTTCGCCGGCGTCACCACGATCGAGGAGGTCGAGGAGACGATCGCGGAGGTCGTCGGCACCGGCATGGGGGCGCGCTGGTGCTCCCTCGCGCTCGTCGACGCAGACCGCCGCCACCTGCGCTACGTGACCGTCGGCCACCAGGAGCCCGGGTTCCCCGACGGGATGCGCAGCATCCGGCTCGACGCGCCCCGCCCCGACACCGCCGTCGTCCGCGACCGGCGCACCCTGTTCTACCGCGACCAGGACGAGATGATCGAGGCCTACCCCGCCATGGCGGGCATCGGCCTGATGTCGACGGGCGCCCGCTCGTTCCTGCCCGTCGTCGTCGAGGACGACGTCATCGGGGTCGTCATCTGCGTGTGGGGCGAGAAACGGGACCACGACAGCGGCACCGCCGCCCTGGAGACGACGGTCGCGCGCTACGTCGCGATGGCGCTGGAGCGTGTCGCGCTGCTGGAGGCCCGCCGCCGCGTCGCCACCACCCTCCAGGAGTCGCTCCTGAGCGACGCCCCCACCGTCGCGCACCTCGACATCGCGACGACGTACGCCCCGGCGGCCCGGACCGACCAGGTGGGCGGCGACTGGTACGACGCCGTCGTGCGCGACGACGGCACCGCGATCCTCACCATCGGCGACGTCACCGGCCACGACGTGAGCGCCGCCGCGCAGATGGGTCAGCTCCGCTCCATGCTGCGCGCCCTGGCGTGGAGCCACGACGAGTCCCCCGCCGCGCTGCTGACCCGCCTGGACCGGGCGAACGCCGAGCTGGGCCCGGGCGCGCTGGCGACGGCCGTCGTCGTCCGCCTCGACCACGACTCCTGCCCCCAGGGCGACACCGGACCCGACGGCGAGCCGGAGCGCGGGTACACCCTCACCTGGTCGGACGCGGGGCACCCGCTGCCGCTCGTGCTGCGGCGCGACGGCACCGTCCAGACCCTCGAGGCCCGTCCCGACATGCTGCTCGGCATCGACCCCGCGGCCCAGCGGCGCGACCACACCGCCCGGCTGCTCCCGGGCGACACCCTCGTGCTCTACACGGACGGCCTGGTGGAGCAGCGGGGCGTGCCGATCACCGAGCGCACCGAGGACCTCGTCCAGGTGCTGGCCGACGTCCACGGCGAGGCCACCGCCGGGCTGCCGCGCGCCCTCGTGCGGCGGCTCGTCGGACGCGCCCAGCGGGACGACGTCGCCGTGCTGGTGGTGCGGGCCCGCGTCCCCGCCCCGTCGGGCCCGCCGTCCGACGACGGCCCGGCCCTCGCGGAACGGAAGGTCGCCGACAGCCTGTCCGACCTCGGGCCCGCCCGCCGCTGGGTCGACGACGTCCTGGAGTCCTGCGACGTCGGCGTCGAGGTGCGGCGCACCGCGATGCTGCTGTCCAGCGAGATCCTCACCAACGCGCTCGAGCACGGA
This Isoptericola jiangsuensis DNA region includes the following protein-coding sequences:
- a CDS encoding SpoIIE family protein phosphatase, which encodes MPETQVLGPSTPGPTAEFSADEVFDRIVRLVHRNLGVPAAVFVVLTQDGQLLPGAYGLPEDVQAARRIFFDHPATEIVARERAAVVVEDTEADPRVVDRWVVREMGARALAGYPVQDGRGEVVGALWAIDMVPRSWAAEDLDTLADLAAACSGELRLRAERERARRAEQVAFRAHQRAQFLLGLSERFAGVTTIEEVEETIAEVVGTGMGARWCSLALVDADRRHLRYVTVGHQEPGFPDGMRSIRLDAPRPDTAVVRDRRTLFYRDQDEMIEAYPAMAGIGLMSTGARSFLPVVVEDDVIGVVICVWGEKRDHDSGTAALETTVARYVAMALERVALLEARRRVATTLQESLLSDAPTVAHLDIATTYAPAARTDQVGGDWYDAVVRDDGTAILTIGDVTGHDVSAAAQMGQLRSMLRALAWSHDESPAALLTRLDRANAELGPGALATAVVVRLDHDSCPQGDTGPDGEPERGYTLTWSDAGHPLPLVLRRDGTVQTLEARPDMLLGIDPAAQRRDHTARLLPGDTLVLYTDGLVEQRGVPITERTEDLVQVLADVHGEATAGLPRALVRRLVGRAQRDDVAVLVVRARVPAPSGPPSDDGPALAERKVADSLSDLGPARRWVDDVLESCDVGVEVRRTAMLLSSEILTNALEHGRGPITATVEVDERRLRVAVRDGCTKEPVLQDPDPRDLSGRGVQFLDRLASRWGVEQHEATVVGRHADLGDGKTVWFEIDLGAAPLTGAVPVTRRQSSATSSIPLVERVLPWTRDEARRRRT